One Hyphomicrobium album genomic window carries:
- a CDS encoding cytochrome c-type biogenesis protein, giving the protein MRRFATYLGAVAAMLLAAGVALAVDPDEIMQDPALEARARALSAGLRCLVCQNQSIDDSNAPLARDLRVLVRERLKAGDSDAQVMQFVEDRYGEFVLLRPPLSWRTLVLWASPILALIVAVWMTAQAWRRRQMPAAPGGATAPLSADEEEKLRAILAENEGEPPGRD; this is encoded by the coding sequence ATGAGGCGGTTCGCGACATATCTCGGTGCGGTGGCCGCCATGCTGCTGGCCGCCGGCGTAGCGCTCGCGGTCGATCCCGACGAGATCATGCAGGATCCGGCACTCGAGGCGCGCGCGCGGGCCCTCTCCGCCGGCCTACGCTGCCTCGTCTGCCAGAACCAGTCGATCGACGACAGCAATGCGCCGCTGGCGCGGGACTTGCGCGTCTTGGTGCGCGAACGGCTGAAGGCCGGCGACAGCGACGCGCAGGTGATGCAGTTCGTCGAGGATCGCTACGGCGAGTTCGTGCTGCTGCGGCCGCCGCTGAGCTGGCGCACCCTGGTCCTCTGGGCATCGCCCATCCTGGCGCTCATCGTTGCGGTATGGATGACGGCGCAAGCCTGGCGGCGGCGGCAGATGCCGGCGGCACCGGGCGGAGCGACCGCGCCTCTCTCAGCCGACGAGGAAGAGAAGCTGCGCGCGATCTTGGCCGAGAACGAGGGTGAGCCGCCGGGGCGCGACTAG
- a CDS encoding peptidoglycan-binding protein: MKRPRSPVLDTLRRLPALSTLGILACLGLTGPPAAASVFGPDERVPLPQSLRPAAAKLGVFSDAASHSVCTAFCVAPDVVATAAHCLYRTSGEQPLRLSDLFFRLDGAAKPVKIAGAQTGAAEANVTSGSTKLKVHPPIDATRDWALVRLAHPACTAGVFKVSSKPVDEVMKLAGTGQVFNIAYHRDLPKWQPMLNTGCSIKRDFADADWQTIRRDFSNPDQLLLHTCDTGAASSGSPLLVDGADGPEVVGINVGTYVQSKVIMLNGEVLHRFKSDDVANTGVNASAFAPAFATFVAADTLTERRDVRQLQDALAARGLYIGTRDGRFGPVLRASIEVFERASHMPVTGLATHTVLHALVGESDVVTGKIPGMETAAGR, from the coding sequence ATGAAGCGTCCCAGGAGTCCCGTTTTAGACACCCTCCGGCGGCTGCCGGCCTTGTCAACATTAGGGATTTTGGCCTGCCTCGGCCTGACGGGACCGCCAGCCGCGGCCTCGGTTTTCGGCCCCGACGAGCGCGTCCCTCTCCCCCAGAGTTTGCGCCCCGCGGCGGCGAAGCTGGGTGTCTTCTCCGACGCCGCCTCGCATTCGGTGTGCACAGCCTTTTGCGTGGCCCCCGACGTCGTCGCCACCGCCGCCCACTGCCTCTACCGCACCAGCGGCGAGCAGCCCTTGCGGCTCTCCGACCTGTTCTTCCGCCTCGACGGCGCGGCCAAGCCCGTGAAGATTGCCGGCGCCCAGACCGGGGCGGCCGAAGCCAACGTCACCTCCGGCTCGACCAAGCTCAAGGTGCACCCGCCGATCGACGCCACACGTGATTGGGCATTGGTGCGCCTGGCGCATCCGGCGTGCACAGCCGGCGTGTTCAAGGTGTCGAGCAAGCCGGTCGACGAGGTGATGAAGCTCGCCGGCACCGGCCAGGTGTTCAACATCGCTTACCACCGCGACCTGCCGAAGTGGCAGCCGATGCTCAACACCGGCTGCAGCATCAAGCGAGACTTCGCCGACGCCGACTGGCAGACCATCCGCCGCGACTTCTCAAATCCCGATCAATTGCTGCTGCACACCTGCGATACCGGCGCGGCGTCGTCGGGCTCGCCGCTGCTCGTCGACGGAGCCGACGGCCCGGAGGTCGTCGGCATCAACGTCGGCACCTACGTGCAGTCGAAGGTGATCATGCTCAACGGCGAGGTGCTGCATCGCTTCAAGTCGGACGACGTCGCCAACACCGGCGTCAATGCCTCGGCCTTCGCGCCGGCGTTCGCCACCTTCGTCGCCGCCGACACGCTCACCGAGCGCCGCGATGTCCGGCAACTACAGGATGCGCTCGCCGCGCGCGGTCTCTATATCGGCACCCGCGACGGCCGCTTCGGACCGGTGCTGCGCGCCTCGATCGAGGTTTTCGAGCGGGCGTCTCACATGCCGGTAACGGGGCTTGCAACCCACACGGTGCTGCACGCCCTCGTCGGCGAGAGCGATGTGGTGACCGGAAAAATTCCTGGAATGGAAACCGCGGCCGGGCGCTAG
- a CDS encoding Do family serine endopeptidase, with the protein MPTQSNSPEVEAKSGPTKSLGRDLRRLAAIAVVGAGLVGIGIAEHAGPAVAQFKPGTPAETLSFADIVDRVKPAVVSISTTNEVKVADRKGGPGGPGGQGGRPFEGIPGLPDDHPLNEFFKNMPQGPGGGGNPMQQRPRQAAGSGFVVSSDGYIVTNNHVVDGATKVKVSFDDQEEIDAKIVGTDSRTDLALLKIEPKKPLTVLKFANKTPRVGEWVLAVGNPFGLGGTVTAGIVSALARNIGGPYDYMQIDAAVNHGNSGGPTFNLEGDVVGVNTAIYSPTGGNVGIAFAVPAETVKRVVEQLEKGGTVSRGWLGVKIQNIDKDLAGSLGLKEPKGAIVSEVMKDGPAADAGLKVEDAILSIDSKLIEDSRDLARTIADLPAKATVDVKVWRNKSEQSVKVKLGTYPNTAATEEGTTEPEEPNKELGGNVDLKQLGLSVKSGPTKDVIISDVDPNSDAALKGIKEGDIVLKAGNETVSSPQDVAKAVKKAQDDGLPAVMFHIKRGSDQTVLVAIPLNKS; encoded by the coding sequence ATGCCAACCCAATCCAACTCGCCCGAGGTCGAAGCAAAGAGCGGGCCAACGAAATCACTCGGCCGCGATTTGCGGCGACTGGCCGCCATCGCGGTCGTCGGTGCCGGATTGGTGGGCATCGGCATTGCCGAGCACGCAGGTCCGGCGGTCGCGCAGTTCAAGCCGGGTACTCCGGCTGAGACGCTGTCGTTCGCTGACATCGTCGACCGCGTGAAGCCGGCCGTCGTGTCCATCTCGACGACCAACGAGGTGAAAGTCGCCGACCGTAAGGGCGGCCCGGGTGGTCCGGGTGGTCAGGGCGGCCGTCCGTTCGAGGGGATTCCCGGTCTTCCCGACGATCACCCGCTGAACGAGTTCTTCAAGAACATGCCGCAAGGCCCCGGTGGCGGCGGCAACCCGATGCAGCAGCGGCCGCGTCAGGCTGCGGGCTCTGGCTTCGTCGTTTCGTCCGACGGCTACATCGTGACCAACAACCACGTCGTCGACGGCGCCACCAAGGTGAAGGTGAGCTTCGACGACCAGGAAGAGATCGATGCCAAGATCGTCGGCACCGACTCGCGTACCGACCTTGCGCTGCTGAAGATCGAGCCGAAGAAGCCGCTCACGGTTCTCAAGTTCGCGAACAAGACCCCGCGCGTCGGCGAGTGGGTTCTGGCGGTCGGCAATCCGTTCGGTCTCGGCGGCACGGTGACTGCCGGCATCGTCTCGGCGCTCGCCCGTAACATCGGCGGCCCGTACGACTACATGCAGATCGACGCTGCCGTGAACCACGGCAACTCCGGCGGTCCGACCTTCAACCTCGAAGGCGACGTCGTCGGCGTGAACACTGCGATCTACAGCCCGACCGGCGGCAACGTCGGCATCGCGTTCGCGGTGCCCGCCGAGACGGTGAAGCGCGTCGTCGAGCAGCTCGAGAAGGGTGGCACCGTCAGCCGCGGCTGGCTGGGCGTGAAGATCCAGAATATCGACAAGGATCTTGCCGGCAGCCTGGGACTGAAGGAGCCGAAGGGCGCCATCGTCAGCGAAGTGATGAAGGACGGCCCGGCTGCCGATGCCGGTCTGAAGGTCGAGGACGCGATCCTGTCGATCGATAGCAAGCTGATCGAGGACAGCCGCGATCTCGCCCGCACCATCGCCGACTTGCCGGCCAAAGCGACGGTCGACGTCAAGGTGTGGCGGAACAAGTCCGAGCAGAGCGTGAAGGTGAAGCTCGGAACGTATCCGAATACCGCGGCGACCGAGGAAGGCACGACCGAGCCGGAAGAGCCCAACAAGGAGCTCGGCGGCAACGTTGATCTGAAGCAGCTCGGCCTGAGCGTGAAGAGCGGTCCGACCAAGGACGTCATCATCTCTGACGTCGACCCGAACTCGGACGCCGCGTTGAAGGGCATCAAGGAGGGCGACATCGTCCTCAAGGCCGGCAACGAAACGGTCAGCTCGCCTCAGGACGTCGCCAAGGCGGTCAAGAAGGCCCAGGACGACGGACTGCCCGCCGTGATGTTCCACATCAAGCGCGGCAGTGATCAGACGGTGCTCGTCGCCATCCCGCTCAACAAGAGCTGA
- a CDS encoding response regulator transcription factor, translating to MHVLVVEDDRETAHFLQKALKESGHAADLAEDGETGQSLAEQGVYDVLIVDRMLPRLDGLSMIRELRTKGIRTPVLILSALGEVDDRVKGLRAGGDDYLTKPYAYSELLARVEALARRAVPEEQETRYVVDGLVLDRLSHRVTRDGESIQLQPREYRLLEYLMKHAGQVVTRTMLLEHVWDYHFDPQTNVIDVHVSRLRAKIDKNFDKPLLHTVRGAGYTIRDGSA from the coding sequence ATGCACGTGCTGGTGGTCGAGGACGACCGGGAAACCGCCCACTTCCTGCAAAAGGCGTTGAAGGAAAGCGGCCACGCCGCTGACCTCGCCGAGGACGGCGAGACGGGCCAGTCGCTGGCCGAGCAGGGCGTCTACGACGTGCTGATCGTCGACCGGATGCTGCCGCGGCTCGACGGACTGTCGATGATCCGCGAGCTGCGCACCAAGGGCATCCGCACGCCGGTGCTCATTCTCTCGGCGCTGGGCGAGGTCGACGACCGCGTCAAAGGCTTGCGCGCCGGCGGTGACGACTACCTGACGAAGCCCTACGCCTATTCCGAATTGCTGGCGCGCGTCGAGGCCCTGGCGCGCCGCGCCGTGCCCGAGGAGCAGGAGACGCGCTACGTCGTCGACGGGCTGGTGCTCGACCGGCTGTCACACCGCGTGACGCGCGACGGCGAATCCATCCAGTTGCAGCCGCGCGAATACCGGCTGCTCGAATACCTGATGAAGCACGCCGGGCAGGTGGTCACGCGCACCATGCTGCTCGAGCACGTGTGGGACTATCACTTCGATCCGCAGACCAACGTCATCGACGTGCACGTCTCGCGGCTCCGGGCCAAGATCGACAAAAACTTCGACAAGCCTCTACTGCATACGGTGCGCGGGGCGGGATATACGATCCGCGATGGCTCTGCCTGA